A section of the Natronospira bacteriovora genome encodes:
- the serS gene encoding serine--tRNA ligase — MLDTKLLRNDLEAVAANLARRGYEFDIAAFRELEERRKALQVRTEELRNERNTRSKSIGKAKAAGEDIEPLKAQVAQLGQDLGEAEQGLESVQDEMQGWLLSMPNLLDDSVPDGRDEDDNEEIRRWGEPRVLDFEARDHVDLGEGLGGLDFEAAARLTGARFAVMTGGVARLHRALTQFMLDLHVNEHGYEEAYVPYIVNRDSLTGTGQLPKFGEDLFHLDDDRDWHLIPTAEVPLTNLAREGILEADQLPRRYVAHTPCFRSEAGSYGKDTRGMIRQHQFDKVELVHMVRPEESWQALEDLTSHAEKVLQRLELPYRVVNLCSGDIGFGASKTYDLEVWLPGQQRYREISSCSNCQAFQARRMKARWRNPETGKPEPIHTLNGSGLATGRALVAVLENYQQADGSVVVPEVLRPYMGGIEMLRAG; from the coding sequence ATGCTGGATACCAAGCTACTTCGAAACGACCTTGAGGCCGTGGCCGCCAATCTGGCCCGGCGCGGATACGAATTCGACATCGCCGCCTTCCGCGAGCTGGAAGAACGCCGCAAGGCCCTTCAGGTTCGCACCGAGGAATTGCGCAATGAGCGCAATACCCGCTCGAAATCCATCGGCAAGGCAAAGGCGGCAGGTGAGGATATCGAACCCCTGAAGGCACAGGTGGCCCAGCTTGGTCAGGATCTGGGCGAGGCCGAGCAGGGCCTGGAAAGCGTGCAGGATGAAATGCAGGGCTGGCTGCTGTCCATGCCCAATCTGCTGGACGACTCGGTTCCCGACGGTCGTGACGAAGACGATAACGAGGAAATCCGCCGCTGGGGGGAACCTCGGGTGCTGGATTTCGAGGCCAGGGATCATGTGGATCTTGGCGAAGGACTTGGCGGCCTGGATTTTGAAGCGGCGGCCCGCCTGACCGGTGCCCGCTTCGCCGTCATGACCGGCGGCGTCGCCCGTCTGCACCGGGCACTGACCCAGTTCATGCTGGATCTGCACGTCAACGAGCATGGCTATGAAGAGGCCTATGTCCCCTACATCGTCAACCGGGACAGCCTCACCGGCACCGGTCAGCTGCCCAAGTTCGGCGAAGACCTCTTTCATCTGGACGATGACCGTGACTGGCATCTGATCCCCACCGCCGAAGTGCCGCTTACCAATCTGGCCCGGGAGGGCATTCTCGAGGCCGATCAACTGCCCCGGCGATATGTTGCCCACACCCCCTGTTTCCGTTCGGAAGCCGGTTCCTATGGCAAGGACACCCGAGGCATGATTCGCCAGCACCAGTTCGACAAGGTGGAGCTGGTGCATATGGTTCGCCCGGAGGAGTCCTGGCAGGCTCTGGAAGACCTCACCAGCCATGCCGAGAAGGTGCTGCAGCGCCTTGAACTGCCGTATCGCGTGGTCAATCTATGCAGTGGTGACATCGGCTTCGGCGCCAGCAAGACGTACGATCTGGAAGTCTGGCTGCCTGGCCAGCAGCGCTACCGGGAGATCTCCTCCTGTTCCAATTGTCAGGCGTTCCAGGCCCGGCGCATGAAGGCCCGCTGGCGCAATCCGGAGACCGGCAAACCCGAACCCATCCACACCCTGAATGGCTCCGGCCTGGCCACCGGCCGCGCCCTGGTGGCGGTGCTGGAAAATTACCAGCAGGCGGATGGCTCTGTGGTGGTGCCGGAAGTGCTGCGGCCCTATATGGGCGGCATTGAGATGCTGCGGGCTGGCTGA
- a CDS encoding S9 family peptidase, with product MKRVALLFLLTLLFAGCATAGDYRPLSKEVLWDLDRLGSPLISPNGEHIVVPRTRFDVDTDESETRLWLLDREEGVKRPLTKAGNSVSQAVFSPDSRKLAFISARDDDKAGQIYILPMDGPGEATRLTDIPTGVSAPKWVGDHLYFITRIWPGKGWDEMKEKIEEERQSHVSAHEWTELPYSHFDHWLDESRQAHLYRIPAEGGDVEAITYKAGIELPRSTQGTGTYDVAPDESLVAFVSDSIQDGVAPKNDIFLIEPGSDRARNITEGNRAPDGNPLFSPDGRTLAFTQQRILGFYADTRRLVLHDLESGEQTVVTEDWDRSADGLVWAPDASGLYGAIDDAGTRRVWFIPVNGDAPRPITGETSFSGLSIAEDGSLVAANESFLHPAQIVLVDTETGETRRLEDINDDILAEVDLGTYESVTYEGYDGQEIQMWVHYPPGFDRSREYPLFLLIHGGPHSGITDGFHFRWNAQTFASWGYVTAWHNFHGSSGFGQEFTDSINPDWITRPYTDTIKAAEWFKEQPWIDSDRMAAGGGSYGGYLSSILLGRDHPFNALVIHAAVYNLYSQMSADFAVHSVRFGDYWDDPSIYRELSPHYYAESFDTPSLVIHGQLDYRVPVGQGFELFRTLQHRGVDSKMVYYPDENHWILKPNNSIHWYESVRDWISRYAEPGAR from the coding sequence ATGAAGAGAGTGGCTTTGCTGTTTCTGCTGACCCTGCTGTTTGCCGGGTGCGCCACGGCAGGCGATTACCGCCCCCTGTCCAAGGAGGTGCTCTGGGATCTGGACCGTCTGGGCTCGCCCCTGATTTCACCCAATGGCGAGCATATCGTGGTGCCGCGCACCCGTTTTGATGTGGACACGGATGAATCCGAAACCCGTCTCTGGCTGCTGGACCGGGAAGAGGGCGTCAAGCGTCCCCTGACCAAGGCCGGCAATTCCGTCAGCCAGGCCGTGTTCAGCCCGGACAGTCGCAAGCTGGCCTTCATCAGCGCCCGTGACGACGACAAGGCCGGCCAGATCTATATCCTGCCCATGGACGGCCCCGGCGAGGCGACCCGCCTGACCGATATCCCCACCGGGGTTTCCGCCCCCAAGTGGGTCGGTGATCACCTCTACTTCATCACCCGCATCTGGCCGGGCAAGGGCTGGGACGAGATGAAGGAGAAGATCGAGGAAGAGCGCCAGTCCCATGTTTCCGCCCACGAGTGGACCGAGCTGCCCTACAGCCACTTCGATCACTGGCTGGATGAAAGCCGACAGGCCCATCTTTATCGCATTCCGGCCGAGGGTGGCGATGTCGAAGCCATCACCTACAAGGCCGGCATTGAACTGCCCCGGTCAACTCAGGGCACCGGCACCTACGATGTGGCGCCCGATGAAAGCCTGGTGGCCTTTGTCTCCGACAGTATTCAGGATGGTGTGGCGCCCAAGAACGACATCTTCCTGATCGAGCCCGGCTCCGACCGCGCCCGCAACATCACCGAGGGCAACCGCGCCCCGGATGGCAACCCCCTGTTCAGCCCGGATGGCCGCACTCTGGCCTTCACGCAGCAGCGTATCCTCGGTTTCTACGCCGACACCCGCCGTCTGGTTCTGCACGACCTGGAAAGCGGCGAGCAGACCGTGGTCACCGAGGACTGGGATCGCTCCGCCGATGGCCTGGTCTGGGCGCCCGATGCCAGCGGCCTCTATGGCGCCATCGACGATGCCGGCACCCGCCGCGTGTGGTTCATTCCCGTCAACGGTGACGCGCCGCGACCGATCACCGGCGAGACCAGCTTCAGTGGCTTGAGTATTGCCGAGGACGGCAGCCTGGTGGCCGCCAACGAGAGCTTCCTGCATCCGGCGCAGATCGTGCTGGTGGACACCGAGACGGGCGAGACCCGTCGCCTGGAAGACATCAACGACGATATCCTTGCCGAAGTGGATCTGGGCACCTATGAGTCGGTGACCTACGAAGGCTACGACGGCCAGGAAATCCAGATGTGGGTGCACTATCCGCCCGGCTTCGATCGCAGCAGGGAATACCCGCTCTTCCTGCTGATCCACGGCGGCCCCCACAGTGGCATCACCGACGGCTTCCACTTCCGCTGGAACGCCCAGACCTTTGCCTCCTGGGGCTATGTCACCGCCTGGCACAATTTCCATGGCTCCTCCGGCTTCGGGCAGGAATTCACCGATTCCATCAACCCGGACTGGATCACCCGGCCCTACACCGACACCATCAAGGCAGCCGAGTGGTTCAAGGAACAGCCCTGGATCGACAGTGATCGCATGGCCGCCGGTGGCGGCAGCTACGGTGGTTATCTGTCCAGCATCCTGCTGGGCCGTGATCACCCCTTCAACGCCCTGGTGATCCATGCGGCGGTGTACAACCTGTATTCCCAGATGTCGGCCGACTTCGCCGTGCATTCGGTCCGCTTCGGCGACTACTGGGATGACCCGAGCATCTATCGCGAGCTCTCGCCCCATTACTACGCCGAGAGCTTCGATACTCCCTCGCTGGTCATCCACGGCCAGCTCGACTACCGCGTGCCGGTGGGGCAGGGTTTCGAACTCTTCCGTACTCTGCAACACCGCGGTGTGGATTCGAAGATGGTCTATTACCCGGATGAGAACCACTGGATACTCAAGCCCAACAATTCCATCCACTGGTATGAATCGGTGCGTGACTGGATCAGCCGCTACGCCGAGCCTGGCGCCCGCTGA
- a CDS encoding replication-associated recombination protein A has protein sequence MDFAASGDAPESASDARLTPLAERMRPRTATDVVGQEKLLGEHAPLRRVLEGGKPHSMIFWGPPGTGKTTLARMVAAASGAEFVSLSAVMAGVKDVRAAVDAARQRRQYEGRSTLLFLDEVHRFNKAQQDAFLPWVEDGTLIFIGATTENPSFELNNALLSRARVYRLGRLEHSDLLSLLRRALQDERQGLGSLSLKVDDAALDAMAEVADGDARRALTLLEVVADGLPAGANVTAEAVIETAAGGDRRRFDKGGDDFYDQISALHKTIRGSDPDASLYWLARMLDGGCDPLYIARRLVRVASEDIGNADPRALQLTLNVWEAQERLGSPEGELALAQAVVYLAVAPKSNAVYMAWKAAQRDVGEHGSLEVPVHLRNAPTRLMKELGYGHDYRYAHDEPDAYAAGEEYFPDELAGRQYYRPVARGLESRIAEKLDQLRDLDREYKRKNK, from the coding sequence ATGGATTTTGCCGCCAGTGGCGACGCCCCCGAGTCTGCCTCCGACGCCCGCCTGACCCCACTGGCGGAACGCATGCGCCCTCGAACCGCCACCGATGTGGTAGGGCAGGAAAAGCTGCTGGGTGAACATGCGCCTTTGCGGCGGGTTCTGGAGGGTGGCAAGCCCCATTCCATGATCTTCTGGGGGCCGCCGGGAACCGGAAAGACAACATTGGCCCGGATGGTGGCGGCCGCCTCCGGTGCCGAATTCGTCAGTCTGTCGGCGGTCATGGCCGGCGTGAAGGATGTCCGCGCGGCCGTGGACGCGGCCCGTCAGCGGCGGCAATACGAGGGTCGATCCACGCTGCTGTTTCTGGACGAGGTGCACCGTTTCAACAAGGCCCAGCAGGATGCCTTCCTCCCCTGGGTGGAAGACGGCACCCTGATCTTCATCGGGGCCACGACCGAAAACCCCTCCTTCGAACTCAACAACGCGCTGCTCTCACGGGCCCGTGTCTATCGCCTGGGACGCCTGGAGCATTCCGATCTGCTGTCCCTGCTCAGACGCGCCCTTCAGGATGAAAGGCAGGGACTCGGCAGCCTTTCCCTCAAGGTGGATGATGCCGCCCTGGATGCCATGGCCGAAGTTGCCGATGGTGATGCCCGTCGTGCGCTGACCCTGCTGGAGGTGGTTGCTGATGGTCTGCCAGCGGGGGCGAATGTCACGGCCGAGGCCGTGATCGAGACGGCGGCGGGTGGCGATCGTCGGCGTTTCGACAAGGGGGGTGACGATTTCTACGACCAGATTTCGGCACTGCACAAGACCATTCGGGGCTCGGACCCGGATGCCTCGCTCTACTGGCTCGCCCGCATGTTGGACGGCGGCTGTGATCCCCTGTACATTGCCCGGCGGCTGGTCCGTGTCGCGTCCGAGGACATTGGCAACGCCGACCCCCGCGCTCTCCAGCTCACGCTCAATGTCTGGGAAGCCCAGGAGCGCCTGGGCAGCCCCGAAGGGGAGCTGGCCCTGGCCCAGGCGGTGGTCTATCTGGCGGTGGCGCCCAAGAGCAATGCCGTATACATGGCCTGGAAGGCGGCCCAGCGGGATGTGGGTGAACATGGCTCTCTGGAGGTCCCGGTGCACCTGCGCAATGCGCCGACCCGCCTGATGAAGGAGCTGGGTTACGGTCACGACTACCGCTATGCCCATGATGAGCCGGATGCCTATGCGGCCGGGGAAGAGTACTTTCCGGACGAGTTGGCAGGGCGGCAGTACTATCGCCCGGTTGCACGCGGACTGGAGAGCCGGATCGCGGAGAAGCTTGATCAGCTGCGCGATCTGGACAGGGAATACAAGCGAAAAAACAAATAG
- a CDS encoding DNA translocase FtsK, with protein MPVLFDTDSVESRALAQAKSKKGERSVTRERLAHGLRESAFWICLALALVLLAALASYNPNDPGFSHTGGFGGVSNWVGPTGAWIADFLLFLLGYPAYLLPVLVVWSGWLIFRAPSNDGEGLDGLALGLRFVGLLLAVATASTLCSMNWAVDPARVPLDAGGVLGAALGSFASDTLGYVGSTLILLALFFTGVTLFTGLSWLAVMDATGRFTLLQAERLRNRWQRFRQWLADRRKRRDQVAELREKTREAQKRKPPKIAPVLRDVKPSQRSERERQQTLFEPSPVTPGATSLPPLSLLDSPPARKGGYSESALEAMSRLVEHKLKDFGVEVEVVAVNPGPVVTRFELQPAPGVKVSQISNLSKDLARAMSAISVRVVEVIPGKSVVGLEIPNEDRELLTLGEILKSEAYDASRSPLTLALGKDISGRPMVADLQKMPHLLIAGTTGSGKSVAINAMILSLLYKDTPENMRLIMIDPKMLELSVYEGIPHLLAPVVTDMKDAANALKWCVGEMERRYRLMAALGVRNLAGYNRKIRDAEKAGEPIRDPLANRDAPPDAEPGDLPEPEILGTMPQIVVVIDELADMMMIVGKKVEELIARLAQKARASGIHLILATQRPSVDVITGLIKANIPARIAFQVSSRVDSRTILDQMGAESLLGHGDMLFLPPGTSMPERVHGAFVSDQEVHRVVAELKKSGEPEYDEDVLNGPSEPVPGMPSLPGEGNDGGDESDPLYDQAVRLVTETRKASISGVQRRLKIGYNRAARMIEQMEEAGIVGPLQPNGSREVLAAPPPGSE; from the coding sequence GCGGCGCTTGCCAGCTACAACCCCAATGATCCCGGCTTCTCCCACACCGGTGGATTCGGGGGCGTCTCTAACTGGGTCGGCCCCACCGGGGCCTGGATCGCTGATTTCCTCCTTTTCCTGCTGGGCTACCCGGCCTATCTGCTCCCCGTGCTGGTGGTCTGGAGTGGCTGGCTGATCTTTCGCGCGCCGAGCAATGATGGTGAAGGGCTGGACGGCCTGGCGCTCGGGTTGCGCTTTGTCGGGCTGCTTCTCGCCGTGGCCACGGCCAGCACCCTGTGCTCCATGAACTGGGCCGTTGACCCGGCGCGCGTGCCGCTGGATGCCGGCGGTGTCCTGGGCGCTGCTCTGGGCAGCTTTGCCAGCGACACCCTCGGCTACGTGGGAAGTACCCTGATTCTCCTCGCCCTGTTCTTCACCGGGGTGACCCTGTTCACCGGCCTGTCCTGGCTGGCCGTGATGGATGCCACCGGCCGTTTCACCCTGCTGCAGGCCGAGCGGCTTCGGAACCGCTGGCAGCGCTTCCGGCAGTGGCTGGCGGATCGTCGCAAGCGCCGGGATCAGGTGGCCGAACTGCGGGAAAAGACCCGGGAAGCCCAGAAGCGCAAGCCGCCGAAGATTGCCCCCGTGCTCCGCGACGTCAAGCCCAGCCAGCGCAGCGAGCGGGAACGCCAGCAGACCCTGTTCGAGCCTTCGCCGGTCACGCCGGGGGCCACCAGCCTGCCGCCGCTGTCCCTGCTGGACAGCCCGCCGGCCCGCAAGGGGGGCTATTCCGAGTCGGCCCTGGAGGCCATGAGCCGCCTGGTGGAGCACAAGCTCAAGGATTTCGGGGTCGAAGTGGAAGTGGTGGCGGTCAATCCCGGCCCGGTGGTAACCCGCTTCGAGCTGCAGCCCGCGCCCGGCGTGAAGGTCAGCCAGATCAGCAATCTCTCCAAGGATCTGGCCCGGGCCATGTCGGCCATCAGCGTGCGCGTGGTGGAGGTGATCCCCGGCAAGTCGGTGGTGGGCCTGGAGATCCCCAATGAAGATCGCGAGTTGCTGACCCTGGGCGAGATCCTCAAGTCCGAGGCCTACGACGCTTCCCGTTCTCCGCTGACCCTGGCGCTGGGCAAGGACATCAGTGGCCGCCCCATGGTGGCCGATCTGCAGAAGATGCCTCATCTGCTCATCGCCGGTACCACGGGCTCCGGTAAATCGGTGGCCATCAACGCCATGATTCTCAGCCTCCTGTACAAGGACACGCCCGAGAACATGCGCCTGATCATGATCGACCCCAAGATGCTGGAGCTGTCGGTCTATGAGGGCATTCCCCACCTGCTCGCGCCGGTGGTGACCGACATGAAGGATGCCGCCAATGCCCTCAAATGGTGCGTGGGGGAGATGGAGCGGCGTTATCGCCTGATGGCGGCCCTGGGGGTGCGCAACCTGGCAGGTTACAACCGCAAGATTCGGGACGCGGAGAAGGCGGGCGAGCCCATCAGGGATCCCCTGGCCAACCGCGATGCACCCCCGGATGCCGAGCCGGGCGACCTGCCCGAGCCGGAGATCCTCGGCACCATGCCGCAGATCGTGGTGGTGATCGATGAGCTGGCCGACATGATGATGATCGTGGGCAAGAAGGTGGAGGAGCTCATCGCTCGCCTGGCGCAGAAGGCGCGTGCCTCCGGCATCCACCTGATCCTGGCCACCCAGCGCCCCTCGGTGGATGTGATCACCGGCCTGATCAAGGCCAACATCCCGGCCCGTATCGCCTTCCAGGTGAGCTCCCGGGTAGATTCCCGCACCATTCTCGACCAGATGGGCGCCGAATCCCTGCTGGGTCACGGTGACATGCTCTTCCTGCCGCCGGGCACCAGCATGCCCGAGCGAGTTCACGGGGCGTTCGTGTCGGATCAGGAAGTTCACCGTGTGGTGGCGGAGCTCAAGAAGAGCGGAGAGCCGGAGTACGACGAGGATGTGCTCAACGGCCCGTCGGAACCCGTGCCCGGCATGCCCAGTCTACCCGGAGAGGGCAATGACGGTGGCGATGAAAGCGACCCGCTGTATGATCAGGCCGTCAGGCTGGTGACCGAGACCCGCAAGGCCTCCATATCCGGTGTCCAGCGGCGCCTGAAGATCGGTTACAACCGGGCCGCCCGCATGATCGAACAGATGGAGGAGGCCGGCATCGTTGGTCCGCTCCAGCCCAACGGCTCACGAGAGGTGCTGGCGGCGCCGCCGCCGGGTTCCGAGTGA
- the lolA gene encoding outer membrane lipoprotein chaperone LolA — MKHVLRHLSKLATCLLALSLIALPVTASAQDDGVERLRQALANLDSLSAGFEQTVLDSEFTVDEVSSGTVEIKRPGRFRWDYTDPYEQLIVADGERMWIYEADLEQATVQSMDETLASSPAMLLTGSADLDEGFHLEDEGRQGRLYWVRLVPRVQDSEFESVRIGIGEQTIELMELRDNIGQTTRIEFHSIELNPPIDDGRFQFSPPEGTDVIER; from the coding sequence ATGAAGCATGTCCTGCGCCACCTGTCGAAGCTTGCCACCTGTCTGCTGGCGCTATCGCTCATCGCTTTGCCGGTGACGGCAAGTGCCCAGGATGACGGTGTCGAGCGCCTGCGCCAGGCCCTGGCGAATCTGGACAGCCTGAGTGCCGGTTTCGAACAGACCGTGCTGGATTCGGAGTTCACGGTGGACGAGGTGTCCTCGGGGACCGTTGAGATCAAGCGCCCCGGGCGTTTCCGCTGGGACTATACGGACCCCTACGAACAGCTGATCGTTGCTGACGGTGAACGCATGTGGATTTACGAGGCCGATCTGGAACAGGCTACGGTGCAGTCCATGGATGAAACCCTGGCCAGCAGCCCGGCCATGCTGCTGACCGGCTCCGCGGATCTGGATGAGGGCTTTCACCTTGAAGACGAGGGTCGCCAGGGGCGCCTTTACTGGGTGCGGCTGGTTCCCCGTGTTCAGGACAGTGAATTCGAATCGGTGCGAATCGGGATCGGTGAACAAACCATCGAGTTGATGGAGCTGCGCGACAACATCGGACAGACCACCCGTATCGAGTTCCACAGCATCGAGCTCAACCCGCCGATTGATGACGGCCGCTTTCAATTCTCTCCGCCTGAAGGCACCGACGTGATCGAGCGGTGA